A genomic window from Pungitius pungitius chromosome 12, fPunPun2.1, whole genome shotgun sequence includes:
- the nup85 gene encoding nuclear pore complex protein Nup85 produces the protein MEEVDVEPAVTNIPAASDGNHLGFAWGPGDILVYETLYNTSGAKGSSCSFIHEVRKDEDIYSPILRKLFNESHHIFVGLQTIKEDLPSKNKKPQFVSISKNYRSVIRACMEELQQVAVSTKDAVVATQYGNQVSILLAIELIWNLCEVLFIDAAPAGSLLLHLLDWVRLHKADVDEKARDVLQSESPAEHHDYWDVVVSYVLQGRLEEARQMLVKQAALQPAARSMYKLIDTLLSRMPFYNPGGNQTLTEFDVKWRHWHDEVNRCLQDNSFASNRHLEIICKILAGDEDTLLEHKELLSTWYHFLVTRLLFSHPTVKPTELHYYAQSCLTMFLDSRSVPEPLDNILLAAFEFDIHQVIKDCSIALNNWWFVAHLTDLLDHCKLLQSHNLHFGSNLREFLLLEYASGLFTHHSLWQLAVDYFDHCPEFGHVYLELQIERVPLDTERKALKVLRICDQRQMSEQVRSICKIMAMRALRNNRLGSALSWSIRAKDAAFATLISERFLQDYCTRGTFSDLDLIDNLGPAMLLSDRLTFLGKYREFHKLYGEKRFGEAAKLLLSLMTAKIAPRSFWMTLLTDALPLLEQKEVIFSADQTHELMFCLEELTSSLNTSALGSAKTSQDEDIELTKVELLRLSLARNLAMAIIKEGTVEV, from the exons AATATTCCTGCAGCCAGTGATGGGAACCATTTGGGATTTGCATGGGGTCCAGGTGACATCCTTGTGTATGAGACCCTCTACAATACGTCAG GTGCTAAAGGATCGAGCTGTTCCTTCATCCACGAAGTCAGGAAAGATGAGGATATATATTCCCCAATTTTACGCAAACTCTTCAATGAGTCACATCACATCTTTGTTGGCCTGCAGACAATTAAAGAGGACCTCCCCAGCAAGAACAAAAAACCCCA ATTTGTCAGCATCAGTAAAAATTACAGATCTGTGATACGAGCTTGTATGGAGGAACTTCAGCAAGTTGCAG TTTCTACAAAAGATGCAGTCGTAGCCACGCAATATGGAAACCAG GTTTCCATTCTGTTGGCCATAGAACTGATCTGGAATCTGTGTGAAGTGCTCTTCATTGATGCTGCTCCTG cGGGTTCCCTGTTGCTCCACCTCCTTGACTGGGTTAGGTTACACAAGGCTGATGTGGATGAGAAGGCCAGAGATGTGCTGCAGAGTGAGAGCCCGGCTGAGCACCACGACTACTGGGACGTG GTGGTGAGTTATGTGCTGCAGGGCAGGTTGGAAGAAGCCAGACAGATGCTGGTGAAGCAGGCCGCCCTGCAGCCTGCCGCCAGGAGCATGTACAAGCTGATTGACACGTTGCTCAGCAGGATGCCTTTCTACAAT CCTGGGGGCAATCAGACGCTGACGGAGTTTGACGTCAAGTGGAGACACTGGCATGACGAGGTGAACCGCTGCCTGCAGGACAACTCGTTTGCCAGCAATCGTCACCTGGAAATCATCTGCAAG ATCCTAGCGGGGGACGAAGACACGTTGCTGGAGCACAAGGAGCTACTGAGCACCTGGTACCACTTCCTGGTCACTAGGCTGCTCTTTAGCCACCCCACAGTCAAACCCACAGAGTTACATTACTATGCACAG TCATGCCTGACGATGTTTCTGGACTCGAGGAGCGTTCCAGAACCTTTGGACAACATTTTACTGGCTGCTTTTGAGTTTGACATTCATCAGGTCATCAAGGACTGCAG CATTGCTCTCAACAACTGGTGGTTCGTGGCCCATTTGACGGATCTGTTGGATCACTGCAAACTCCTCCAGTCTCACAATCTGCA CTTTGGCTCCAATTTGAGAGAGTTCCTCCTGTTAGAATATGCTTCTGGTCTCTTTACGCATCACAG TCTGTGGCAGTTGGCAGTGGACTACTTTGACCACTGCCCAGAGTTTGGCCACGTCTACCTGGAGCTGCAGATCGAGCGGGTTCCTTTAGACACCGAGCGCAAAGCCCTCAAGGTGCTCCGGATCTGTGACCAGAGGCAGATGTCCGAACAAG TGCGCAGTATCTGCAAGATCATGGCTATGAGGGCCCTGCGGAACAACAGACtgggctctgctctctcctggAGCATCAGGGCCAAAGACGCTGCCTTTGCCACGCTCATTTCAGAGAG GTTTCTACAGGATTACTGCACCAGGGGGACCTTCTCTGATTTGGACCTGATCGACAACTTGGGTCCAGCAATGCTGCTCAGCGACAGGCTCACTTTCCTCG GGAAGTATCGGGAGTTCCACAAGCTGTACGGGGAGAAGCGCTTCGGCGAGGCAGCcaagctgctcctctccctcatgACGGCCAAGATCGCCCCCCGCAGCTTCTGGATGACGCTGCTGACCGACGCCTTGCCGCTGCTGGAGCAGAAAGAG GTGATCTTCTCGGCAGACCAAACCCACGAGCTGATGTTCTGCTTAGAGGAGCTCACCTCCTCCCTGAACACCTCAGCGCTCGGCTCAGCTAAGACCTCGCAG GATGAAGACATCGAGCTGACCAAAGTGGAGCTCCTGAGACTCTCGCTGGCCCGGAATCTGGCCATGGCGATTATTAAAGAAGGAACCGTGGAAGTGTGA